AACGGCCGATACGACCCCATTCGGCTGCTTCTTTTAATAAACTAAACTCTGTTAATGGGTGTGTCTGAGCCCAATCCTTAGAGATGCTTACCAGATAGGCGCCTTCTTTCTCGGATACTTTTACCTTCGGCAAGTCTTCATCACTTCTTCCGCGGCAAAGTACTTGAGCTAAGCGTAGGCAGAACAGCATGCGCCAATCATGAAAACCGGCGTTGTTGGCAAGCTTACCCAGTTTGCCGGTATGGCCTATGAGAAGTGCAGCTAAACGGGCCTGATCATTCTTAGAGAAGCCTGGCATATCGGCATTGCCTGCGATGTAGGCAGAATGCTTGTGATAGCCGTTATGTGAAATGGATAGTCCAATTTCGTGAAGGTTAGCAGCCCACTGCAACAGCGCGATGTTATCAGCCCTGCTCTCTGACTCAGGCTTCGGTAATTGCTGCAAAAACTCACCGGCCAGTTTGCCAACTCGCGTTGCTTGATCACGGTCGGCTGAGTAGCGTTGCATAAATTGTTCAACAGTGACGTAACGCATGTCATGGTGCTGAGAGCGGCCTAATAGGTCGTAAAGCACCCCAGTGCGTAAGGCGGCATCGGTGACTTCCATATCTTCAATGCCAAGCTCATCAAATACTGCGAGCATGATGGCTAAACCACCAGGCCAGACAGCCCTTCTATCATCTTTTAATCCCAATAGCTCTACTTGATTGACATGTTCATATTTGAGAAGGTGTTTTTTCATGGCGGCCAAGCCATCACGAGTAATTAAACCGCTGGAAGTATTCACCCGACCCATGGTTAAGCCGTCTCCATGGCCATTAAAGTCATTGGCTGCAATAAGCTCTGCTAGCGCCCTGGCAGTGCCGGACGATCCAATAGCTTGCTTCCAGCCGCTCCTCAGATAAGCCCCCGAAATGACCTGAATCTCACGTCGCGCTGCTAATTCAGCCTCTTTAAATGCATGCATATCAACATTGCCTTTTGGAAAAAAGCGCATGCTGTGAGAAACACAGCCGATATATAAGCTTTCCATTAGCTTAGGTTCATAGCCCTTACCAATAATAAATTCGGTTGAGCCACCGCCAATATCCACAACTAAGCGGTTACCTTGCACTGCTGGAACTTCATGGGCGGCGCCAATATAAATGAGGCGGGCTTCTTCAACCCCGGCAATCACCTCGATCGGAAAGCCTAAGGCTTGCTGAGCATCGTCCACAAATTGTTGTGCATTTTTAGCGACCCTTAAGGTATTGGTTGCAACGGCGCGCACATTCGATGGATCGAATCCCCGAATACGCTCTCCAAACCGTCTTATCGAAGTTAAACCACGCTGGTAAGCATCATTACCTAAGAGCTTATTTTCTGTAAGACCAGCCGCTAAGCGCACTGAGTCACGTAAGGTGTCGATCGGTCGAAGCTGAGTGCCGGATGGCGTATTGACTGCTTGAGCAACCAACATGCGAAAACTATTGGAGCCTAGATCTACCGCCGCAACTAAGTCGTCTGAGAAAGATGCGGAGTCGTCAGAATGAATTGCCAAAATATTCCCTAAAAATAGCTGCGCAAAGCAAATATGTCTATTTTATGAAAAAACCGTGACATATTCATGAAATTACAGCCTAGTCTAATAGGAAACGGGCTATGCGGCTAAATTTTGCTCCGCACTGGAGCAATCAAAGTCGCCAAAGCTGCAGAAAATACAGCAATCACCAGACTTTGGTTTTAAGATATTGCTGCAGGAACGGCAGCGGTATAAATGCTGAGAGGACCCTCTTGGGACTTCAAGAGCCTCGGTTGCTAGACAATGGGGGCAAGTAATAGTCGAATGTTGTTTTTCTAGGGCGGGATTCACAGTCGTATATTGAGCCATAGATGTTTCAAGAATATGTCAAATCATTGGCCGGATCTAATCGGTTGTACTAGGACTCCAGAAAGCCTGATTCACATAATCTTTTGCCGCAATTGTTGCTATCAGGGCATCCATTTCAGCGCCGTTGACAGCACTAGCCGTTAATACAGCCTGTATCTCTACTTCATCGCTGCCAAATTGATGTACTTCAACATCCTGAGTCTGAAATCCTGCGCCTTCTAATGTGTCGATAAATTGTTTTAGGGCAATTTTTTGAGCATGTTTAGGGGTGATGATGTAAACAGAGTTGGTGACTTCTACAGAATCTGTATCGAGCGGTTGACGATTAATAAAACTCACTACTGGACGCAATAAGGTATTGGCAGCCAACACAAACAATGTAGCCAAGCCCGCTTCCAGAATAAGATCAGCGCCAGCACAAGCTCCAATGGCGCCAGAAGCCCAAAGCGTAGCCGCTGTATTGATACCCCGCACATTACCTTCTTCGCGCATGATCACGCCAGCACCCAAAAAGCCAATGCCTGAGACAACATAAGCCATAACGTGCACCGCGCCATCGTGACCGGTTAAACGATTGGCCGCATCAACAAAAATTGCAGCACCAATTGCAACTAGAATATTGGTTCTTAAGCCAGCTGTTCGTTGCCGGTATTGACGCTCAAGACCAATCAATCCCCCGAAGAAAAATGCGCTTGATAAGCTGATCGCTGTATCGGCCAAGGAGGAAAGATTAATATTACTGATTGACTCCATTGATCTCTTTTGAAAGATTATTTAGCGCCAAGACCTAGGGTCTGGACCATGATTTTGAACACCTCAGTATTGTCCATAAAGCCTTTGAATTTCTCTGAGCCCGGACCCGTAGCATTAAGAACAGCATCATCAGCGGTATGAACGCCTACGTCTTGGTGAGATGGCAAATTGCCGCCAACATGAATGGCATCCTCTTGTAGTTGCAAATATTTTGAATTAGCAACATATTTTCCATCCTCGCCTTTTACAGCAGGCACAAAAGTACCATCAAGCTTAGGGTGCAGAGTTTCATAATGATCGGGATAGCTTCCGTAGAAAAAAGCCAGTCGCTTAGTAACATCAATTTGATTGGGGTAACCTTGGATATCTGCCTTAGGATAATTGGGGTAGCCAGCATCAGCGTATATGCCCACTTTTTCCCGCAAAGGACCTGGCTTATCGTCATGCACCACGCCACTAATGGAGCCGCTATGCGTATGGTCAGGCGTCACAATGATCAGGGTATCAGGATGGGTCTTGGCAAAGTCTTTTGCCACCTGTACTGCATTACTTAGCATAATAGTATCAAAAGCCGCCCTCTCCCAATCCAAGGGGTGATTGAACTTATCAATTAAGGCCGCCTCAACCATCAAGAAGAAGCCATTCGGGTTCCGAGATAAAACATCAATTGCTGATTGAGTCATCTCGGTTAAATCTGGCTGGTTTGGATATTGG
Above is a genomic segment from Polynucleobacter sp. MG-5-Ahmo-C2 containing:
- a CDS encoding GDCCVxC domain-containing (seleno)protein, which gives rise to MAQYTTVNPALEKQHSTITCPHCLATEALEVPRGSSQHLYRCRSCSNILKPKSGDCCIFCSFGDFDCSSAEQNLAA
- a CDS encoding Ppx/GppA phosphatase family protein, whose product is MLVAQAVNTPSGTQLRPIDTLRDSVRLAAGLTENKLLGNDAYQRGLTSIRRFGERIRGFDPSNVRAVATNTLRVAKNAQQFVDDAQQALGFPIEVIAGVEEARLIYIGAAHEVPAVQGNRLVVDIGGGSTEFIIGKGYEPKLMESLYIGCVSHSMRFFPKGNVDMHAFKEAELAARREIQVISGAYLRSGWKQAIGSSGTARALAELIAANDFNGHGDGLTMGRVNTSSGLITRDGLAAMKKHLLKYEHVNQVELLGLKDDRRAVWPGGLAIMLAVFDELGIEDMEVTDAALRTGVLYDLLGRSQHHDMRYVTVEQFMQRYSADRDQATRVGKLAGEFLQQLPKPESESRADNIALLQWAANLHEIGLSISHNGYHKHSAYIAGNADMPGFSKNDQARLAALLIGHTGKLGKLANNAGFHDWRMLFCLRLAQVLCRGRSDEDLPKVKVSEKEGAYLVSISKDWAQTHPLTEFSLLKEAAEWGRIGRSYELNLK
- a CDS encoding MgtC/SapB family protein; the protein is MESISNINLSSLADTAISLSSAFFFGGLIGLERQYRQRTAGLRTNILVAIGAAIFVDAANRLTGHDGAVHVMAYVVSGIGFLGAGVIMREEGNVRGINTAATLWASGAIGACAGADLILEAGLATLFVLAANTLLRPVVSFINRQPLDTDSVEVTNSVYIITPKHAQKIALKQFIDTLEGAGFQTQDVEVHQFGSDEVEIQAVLTASAVNGAEMDALIATIAAKDYVNQAFWSPSTTD